CGCAGTGCTTCAGCTGCGACCGCTGCCCCCGGGGCAACTCGCCGGGGGGGCTGATCACGATCATGCGCGAGGTCGCCGTCACCAGCGGCCTGCGCTCTGCCAAGCAGGCGCTCGAGGGCGGCGAGCGGGTGGTCTACAAGATCATGTCGACGGGCACCCAGGTGTCCCCCGACATGCTCCAGCCCGAGGCCTTCCCCGACTGGGGGCCGGAGGTGCAGGAGGTCTCCAACAACCTGGACCTGTGGCGTCGGGCGCTGCCCCCGGAGACGCTGCACACCACCACCACCGCGTGGGAGATCAACGACGAGACCCTGGTCGAGCTGTACCTGATCTGGCACATGACCGGGGTCCTGGACATGATCAAGGCGGTGGACGAGGGCCTCCACATGATCCTCAACGACGTCATGGAAGAGCTGCTGGAGGACCACGACATTGTCGTCCCCTGACCCGAACCGCGGCGGTCCCAGCGCTCCCTCGGCGCTGACCGCGGGCACCATCCCGCTCGAGGTGGTCCACGCCCGCAGCTTCACCCGCAACCCCGACCTCGCCCCCATCGAGGACATCCGCGAGGAGATCCTCAAGCTGGAGGCGGAGGGCGAGTGGATCGTCCAGCGCGTGCCCGACGACCACACCGAGGTGACCACCAAGTACGGCCGGGTCAAGAAGATCCCCAACCGGCACACCTGGCATCACAAGAGCTGCGGCCAGTGCGGCCACATCCCCGGCTACTCGACGGCGATCTTCTGGCTGAACCGCGAGCTGGGGACCGAGTACAACGACCCCCGCGACCAGACCTCCTGCACCGCCTGGAACTACTACGCCTCGGCCACCTCGAACGCGCCCGCCCAGGCCGCGGTGGCGATGCGCAACTTCGCGGCGGCGTACGCCACCGGCTTCTACCCGGTGATCCACTGCGGCAC
This window of the Candidatus Dormiibacterota bacterium genome carries:
- a CDS encoding 4Fe-4S dicluster domain-containing protein, whose product is MTVPVAPQATPELKAEIFAKVVADTRFHDYVHGCYECGICVAACPSARFYDFSPRKITQTVCREDLDTFWEHVNVDVWNCSQCFSCDRCPRGNSPGGLITIMREVAVTSGLRSAKQALEGGERVVYKIMSTGTQVSPDMLQPEAFPDWGPEVQEVSNNLDLWRRALPPETLHTTTTAWEINDETLVELYLIWHMTGVLDMIKAVDEGLHMILNDVMEELLEDHDIVVP